Proteins encoded within one genomic window of Oncorhynchus keta strain PuntledgeMale-10-30-2019 chromosome 12, Oket_V2, whole genome shotgun sequence:
- the LOC118391209 gene encoding schwannomin-interacting protein 1-like, with protein MEGETEKETAEEKESDETQPFAGEGAGRLRQNGESSEDDQDLPIMHWEDLSLRIAELEKQEEERRERAKSTSGSEQGSVSGGWAEERQGGLWRKDEWEDEEDYGRCRVTVVSSRFHNQKNLQLCYINNSESEDEEGAVKEGSIGPGSYGYHPSGLKLEVRAALSALKNKLLAEQKEEHLACSSVITKRTHLERCDLQTCSIQQLNSLRTSLNHDIHDLSSELVGHLLIRDQLRTKQDAMLLDVQDLT; from the exons atggagggagagacggagaaggagacagcggaggagaaggagagtgatgagacACAGCCGTTTGCTGGGGAAGGGGCAGGGCGACTTCGTCAGAATGGAGAGTCCTCTGAGGACGACCAGGACCTACCCATCATGCACTGGGAAGACCTGAGCCTGAGGATCGCTGAActggagaaacaggaggaggagaggagagaaagggcaAAG AGTACGAGTGGGTCGGAACAGGGGAGTGTGTCAGGGGGCTGGGCGGAAGAGAGGCAGGGTGGGCTGTGGAggaaagatgaatgggaggatgaggaggactaCGGAAGATGTCGAGTCACGGTCGTCTCGTCTAG ATTCCACAACCAAAAAAATCTACAGTTATGCTACATCAACAACAGTGAGagtgaggatgaggagggggcTGTCAAAGAA GGTTCTATAGGACCAGGTAGCTATGGTTACCACCCCTCTGGCCTGAAGTTGGAAGTGAGGGCCGCGCTGAGTGCGCTCAAAAACAAGCTGTTAGCTGAACAGAAAGAGGAG CACCTTGCCTGCAGTAGTGTGATCACTAAGAGGACGCATCTGGAACGCTGTGATCTGCAGACCTGCTCAATACAGCAGCTCAACTCCCTCAGGACCTCACTCAACCACGACATACACG ACCTGAGCTCAGAGTTGGTGGGTCACCTGTTGATAAGGGACCAGCTGAGAACCAAACAGGACGCCATGCTCCTGGACGTACAGGATCTGACATAA
- the LOC118391210 gene encoding P2Y purinoceptor 3, whose product MREFCVINTPNMEDKHEEEERKTTTVSHEYKPSLQHHREHICDRDPLFLHPIPPFLPLPCSIDESYKYIFLPLCYSLTFFFSLTLNSVVLVRSCRRYGGCRHGNAPRRWTTSLIYMVNLATTDLMYGLSLPFLVASYMLQDRWVFGDFMCRLVRFLFYFNLYCSIFFLTCISVHRYLGICHPMRTITLESRRAVRGTCAMVWVVVFMLTCPIFRFAQTGYVVRGGGGGGRAGERGNGSEEEGGGDVVGGGPNVFVNCWDDAIDNEFAEYVPYGLVLHLLGFFVPFTIIAWCYSQVVRTIFRTLHSPSSSQVGGDEEGGGGGSEGRRERTSISISSSQHSHYIRRRRKSIKTIITITLLFALCFLPFHVTRTLFLLLRRGQMGGCNAMKTISICYKVTRPLASCNAWLNALLYFLTGDKSVPCCDTASQHDHHRNPSLWPLRILMKDRVGEKEEVKREKKTEKKEGEIRRDNESKSSGIVF is encoded by the exons ATGAGAGAGTTCTGTGTGATAAACACTCCCAACATGGAAGATAAACATGAGGAAG AAGAGAGAAAAACAACCACAGTCAGCCATGAGTATAAGCCAAGCCTCCAACACCACAGAGAGCACATCTGTGACAGAGACCCTCTCTTCCTTCACCCCatccccccctttctccccctcccctgcaGTATTGACGAGTCCTACAAGtacatcttcctccctctctgctatTCCCTCACCTTCTTCTTCAGCCTGACGCTTAACTCCGTTGTCCTGGTGCGCTCCTGCCGTCGCTATGGTGGCTGTCGCCACGGCAATGCCCCCCGCCGCTGGACCACGTCTCTGATCTACATGGTGAACCTGGCAACCACAGACCTGATGTACGGCCTGTCTCTGCCCTTCCTGGTGGCCAGCTACATGCTGCAAGACCGCTGGGTGTTTGGAGACTTCATGTGTCGCCTGGTGCGTTTCCTGTTCTACTTCAATCTCTACTGCTCCATCTTCTTCCTCACCTGTATCTCCGTCCACCGCTACCTGGGCATTTGCCACCCCATGAggaccatcaccctggagagcaGGCGGGCTGTGAGGGGGACCTGCGCCATGGTGTGGGTGGTGGTGTTCATGCTTACGTGTCCCATCTTTAGGTTTGCCCAGACGGGGTAtgtggtgagaggaggaggtggtggagggagggcaggagagcgGGGGAATGGatctgaggaggaggggggtggagatgtAGTCGGTGGTGGGCCGAATGTGTTTGTGAACTGTTGGGATGATGCTATTGATAATGAGTTTGCAGAATACGTCCCGTATGGCCTCGTCCTGCACCTACTGGGCTTCTTCGTCCCATTCACCATCATCGCATGGTGCTACTCCCAGGTAGTCAGGACCATCTTTAGGACCCTGCATTCCCCATCCAGCTCCCAGGTGGGGGGAGACgaggagggaggtggtggggggTCAGAAGGGCGCAGGGAGAGAacgtccatctccatctccagttCACAGCACTCCCATTACATCCGCAGGCGCCGCAAGTCCATCaaaaccatcatcaccatcactctCCTGTTCGCACTCTGCTTCCTCCCCTTCCACGTTACCCGGACACTATTCCTGCTCCTCAGGAGGGGTCAGATGGGAGGATGCAATGCCATGAAGACAATCTCTATCTGCTACAAGGTCACTAGGCCACTGGCCTCCTGTAATGCCTGGCTGAACGCTCTCCTGTACTTCCTCACTGGAGACAAGAGTGTCCCCTGCTGTGACACGGCCAGTCAGCATGACCACCACCGCAACCCCTCTCTCTGGCCACTGAGGATCCTGATGaaagacagagtgggagagaaggaggaggtgaagagagaaaAGAAGACGGAAAAGAAGGAGGGGGAGATTCGTCGAGACAATGAGTCAAAGTCTTCTGGGATTGTCTTTTAG
- the LOC118391211 gene encoding P2R1A-PPP2R2A-interacting phosphatase regulator 1 encodes MERMEVDQCAGAAAGSGGGALRRSNSAPMITSVSDGMTVFSPIISPRYRRSSVSVNPSCPSLAVPLSPFSLGGERPDHKRQEENMEMTLRGSLQRLSDSNLVPPVSHWHDHSSVGFHLPDSGITPNSSPSPTRRFRGPTVSSTVRWPALTPLKRKGGVESDGPPKKLFVAGVTDPAHRTSYTVSVTQASAGSPTGGVCGASPQGSTLYLSPPPSFTSHQPNI; translated from the exons ATGGAACGAATGGAAGTGGACCAGTGCGCAGGCGCAGCTGCCGGGAGCGGAGGCGGGGCTCTTCGTAGATCGAACAGCGCCCCCATGATCACGAGTGTCAG CGATGGTATGACAGTGTTCAGTCCAATTATTTCACCCCGGTATCGACGGAGCAGTGTCTCTGTCAACCCCAGCTGTCCTTctctg GCCGTCCCCCTGTCCCCTTTCTCATTGGGTGGTGAGAGACCAGACCACAAAAGGCAG GAAGAGAATATGGAGATGACACTCAGGGGGAGTCTTCAGAGACTGAG TGATTCCAACCTGGTCCCTCCTGTCAGTCACTGGCATGACCATTCATCAGTG GGATTCCATTTACCGGACAGTGGTATCACACCCAATTCGTCCCCTAGTCCAACTCGGAGGTTTAGGGG GCCAACAGTCAGCTCTACTGTGAGATGGCCTGCCCTGACTCCACTGAAAAGGAAAG GAGGAGTGGAGTCTGATGGTCCGCCGAAGAAGCTGTTTGTTGCCGGGGTAACAGATCCTGCTCACCGAACTAGTTACACAGTCAG TGTGACTCAGGCATCTGCTGGCTCTCCTacaggtggtgtgtgtggtgctaGTCCCCAGGGTagtaccctgtacctgtctcctcccccctcaTTCACCTCTCACCAGCCCAATATCTAG
- the LOC118391213 gene encoding chromatin complexes subunit BAP18-like, with product MTSASTKVGEIFSAAGAAFTKLGELTMQLHPVADSSPAGAKWTEMEIEILRSAVQRFGDDLNSISSVIKERTVAQIKTTVKRKLYEDSRMPLSSDSLKKTTKKTTVTMAAAPAPLAPTVIAVPTSQVVLTTGLQSTSPMPPAIKKQKTADVTLSALNDLDVNSDLVDIEGLGDGSNTKLNFDQESLNLDSSLIMNSSDLPLLSR from the exons ATGACTTCCGCCTCTACTAAG GTGGGAGAGATCTTCTCAGCCGCAGGAGCTGCCTTCACCAAGCTGGGTGAGCTTACCATGCAGCTGCATCCAGTAGCTGACTCCAGCCCTGCAGG AGCCAAATGGACAGAGATGGAGATCGAGATATTGCGTTCAGCTGTGCAGCGTTTCGGTGATGATCTGAACAGCATCAGCTCTGTGATTAAGGAGCGCACTGT AGCCCAGATAAAGACAACAGTGAAGAGGAAACTGTATGAGGACAGCAGGATGCCCCTCTCCTCAGACTCTCTCAAAAAGACCACCAAGAAGACCACGGTCACCATGGCAGCCGCACCAGCACCCTTGGCCCCCACAGTAATTGCTGTGCCCACCTCACAGGTTGTCCTGACAACAGGGCTTCAGAGCACCTCCCCTATGCCCCCTGCCATCAAGAAACAGAAAACCGCAG ATGTGACGCTCAGTGCTCTGAATGACTTGGATGTGAACAGCGACCTAGTGGACATTGAGGGACTGGGAGATGGATCCAACACCAAGCTCAATTTCGATCAAG AGAGCCTCAACCTGGACTCCAGCCTCATCATGAACTCCAGTGACTTGCCCCTCTTGTCTCGCTGA
- the rnasekb gene encoding ribonuclease kappa-B, translating into MPSLLFCGPKMAACGIVISIWGVIMLVMLGIFFSAKSAVLIEDVPFTEEDIRNDKNPPGTIYGLYNQVGINCFIAAAIYVAVGAVSLCQVRLNKRQEYMVT; encoded by the exons ATGCCATCTCTTTTATTCTGCGGTCCGAAAATGGCCGCCTGTGGAATAGTGATCAGCATATGGGGAGTCATCATGTTG GTGATGTTGGGGATCTTCTTCAGTGCAAAGTCTGCTGTGCTGATTGAGGATGTGCCCTTCACTGAGGAGGACATCCGCAATGA TAAGAACCCACCGGGAACCATCTATGGACTCTATAACCAGGTGGGCATCAACTGCTTCATTGCAGCAGCCATCTATGTTGCAGTGGGGGCGGTGTCACTCTGCCAGGTCAGACTCAACAAGAGGCAGGAGTACATGGTGACATAA